The proteins below are encoded in one region of Aeromonas veronii:
- the ycaO gene encoding 30S ribosomal protein S12 methylthiotransferase accessory factor YcaO, translated as MTDHTFIPGKDAALEDSIERFQTKLQALGFDIEEASWLNPVPNVWSVHIRDKECALCFTNGKGASKKAALASALGEYFERLSTNYFFADFYLGEQVANGDFVHYPNEKWFPIEGDQLPAGLLDSFTRKFYNPDGEVTADMLVDLQSGNEGRGIVALPFERQSDHQTVYIPMNIIGNLYVSNGMSAGNTKTEARTQGLSEVFERHVKNKIIAEAISLPEIPSDVIARYPGIKASIDALEAEGFPIYSFDASLGGRYPVICVVLLNPSNGTCFASFGAHPRFEVAFERTVTELLQGRGLKDLDVFVPPSFDNEQVADHHNLETHFIDSSGLISWDLFKQESDFEFADWDFRGSSQEEFDHLIGIFHELEQPVYIADYEHLGVYACRILVPGMSDIYPVEDLLLANNTMGAHLREVILALPSLEWDAEQYMALFDQLDEEGHDERTRVRELLGIAAAKGTALHTLRVGELKAMLALAAGELESALDLIDWTMEFNQSVFPSDRANYYRALRACVELFLDEERDPEQYRPVFARMFGEAALAEAWAHASGEARFHGLEAADLSLSQFPLHQKLLAAYEKLQKAKRAHSWA; from the coding sequence ATGACCGACCACACCTTTATTCCCGGCAAGGACGCGGCGCTGGAAGACTCCATCGAACGCTTCCAGACCAAGCTGCAAGCCCTGGGGTTTGATATAGAAGAAGCCTCCTGGCTCAACCCCGTGCCCAACGTCTGGTCCGTGCATATCCGCGACAAGGAGTGCGCCCTGTGCTTCACCAACGGCAAGGGTGCCAGCAAGAAGGCGGCACTCGCCTCCGCCCTTGGCGAATACTTCGAGCGTCTCTCCACCAACTACTTCTTCGCCGACTTCTATCTGGGCGAGCAGGTCGCGAATGGCGACTTCGTTCACTACCCGAACGAGAAGTGGTTCCCCATCGAGGGGGATCAGCTGCCCGCCGGGCTGCTCGACAGCTTCACCCGCAAGTTCTACAACCCGGACGGGGAAGTGACCGCCGACATGCTGGTGGACCTGCAATCGGGCAACGAGGGCCGCGGCATCGTCGCCCTGCCGTTCGAGCGCCAGTCTGATCACCAGACCGTCTACATCCCGATGAACATCATCGGCAACCTCTATGTCTCCAACGGCATGAGCGCCGGCAACACCAAGACCGAGGCCCGCACCCAGGGGCTGTCCGAGGTGTTCGAGCGTCACGTGAAGAACAAGATCATCGCCGAGGCCATCAGCCTGCCGGAAATTCCGAGCGACGTGATCGCCCGCTACCCGGGGATCAAGGCCTCCATCGATGCGCTCGAGGCCGAAGGCTTCCCCATCTACAGCTTCGATGCCTCCCTGGGCGGTCGTTACCCCGTCATCTGCGTGGTGTTGCTCAACCCGAGCAACGGCACCTGCTTCGCCTCCTTCGGTGCCCACCCGCGCTTTGAAGTGGCGTTCGAGCGTACCGTCACCGAGCTGCTGCAGGGCCGTGGCCTGAAAGATCTGGACGTGTTCGTGCCCCCCTCGTTCGACAACGAGCAGGTGGCGGATCACCACAACCTGGAGACCCACTTCATCGACTCCTCCGGTCTCATCAGCTGGGATCTGTTCAAGCAGGAGAGCGATTTCGAGTTCGCCGACTGGGACTTCCGTGGCAGCTCTCAGGAGGAGTTCGATCACCTGATCGGCATCTTCCATGAGCTGGAGCAGCCGGTCTACATCGCCGACTACGAGCACCTTGGCGTCTATGCCTGTCGCATCCTGGTGCCCGGCATGTCCGACATCTACCCGGTCGAGGATCTGCTGCTGGCCAACAACACCATGGGCGCGCACCTGCGGGAAGTGATCCTGGCGCTGCCGTCCCTGGAGTGGGATGCCGAGCAGTACATGGCGCTGTTCGATCAGCTCGATGAAGAGGGTCACGACGAGCGTACCCGGGTGCGCGAGCTGCTCGGCATCGCTGCCGCCAAGGGCACCGCCCTGCACACCCTGCGCGTCGGTGAACTCAAAGCCATGCTGGCACTGGCTGCTGGCGAGCTGGAGAGCGCGCTGGATCTCATCGACTGGACCATGGAGTTCAACCAGTCGGTGTTCCCAAGCGATCGCGCCAACTACTACCGCGCCCTGCGTGCCTGCGTCGAGCTGTTCCTGGACGAGGAGCGCGATCCTGAGCAGTACCGTCCGGTGTTCGCCCGCATGTTCGGGGAAGCGGCGCTGGCCGAGGCCTGGGCCCACGCCAGTGGCGAGGCCCGCTTCCATGGGCTGGAGGCCGCCGATCTGTCCCTGTCTCAATTCCCGCTGCACCAGAAGTTGCTGGCGGCCTATGAGAAGCTACAGAAGGCCAAACGAGCCCATTCTTGGGCCTGA
- the focA gene encoding formate transporter FocA produces the protein MKAESPFDCLKPEAIAALAEDITYAKATKPAYKVIPLAITAGAFIAIAFIFYITVTTGSSGMSWGMAKLVGGLCFSLGLILCVLLGAELFTSTTLTLVAKAANRISWAQLFKNWGLVYFGNLIGGLIMVGLIIMSAEYTAANGQWGLNALNVAQHKLHHSFFEAVALGILCNLMVCLAVWMAFGARSATDKVMVMLLPVAMFVASGFEHSIANMFMIPVGIAIHSVAGPEFWQAIGQDPASFADLTVSNFVLHNLIPVTIGNIIGGGVMVGLTYWFIFRRHH, from the coding sequence TTGAAAGCAGAATCTCCCTTTGATTGTCTCAAGCCCGAAGCCATCGCCGCATTGGCCGAAGACATTACCTATGCCAAGGCCACCAAGCCTGCATACAAGGTCATCCCCCTGGCCATCACGGCCGGCGCCTTCATCGCCATCGCGTTCATCTTCTATATCACGGTCACCACCGGCAGCAGCGGCATGTCCTGGGGCATGGCCAAACTGGTTGGCGGTCTGTGCTTCTCCCTCGGCCTCATCCTGTGCGTGCTGCTCGGTGCCGAGCTGTTCACCTCCACCACCCTGACTCTGGTGGCCAAGGCGGCCAATCGCATCAGCTGGGCGCAGCTGTTCAAGAACTGGGGTCTGGTCTACTTTGGCAACCTCATCGGTGGCCTCATCATGGTCGGCCTCATCATCATGTCCGCCGAGTACACCGCCGCCAACGGCCAGTGGGGCCTCAATGCCCTCAACGTGGCCCAGCACAAGCTTCATCACAGCTTCTTCGAAGCCGTCGCCCTCGGTATTCTCTGCAACCTCATGGTGTGTCTCGCCGTGTGGATGGCCTTTGGTGCCCGCAGTGCCACCGACAAGGTGATGGTCATGCTGCTCCCCGTCGCCATGTTCGTGGCCTCCGGTTTCGAGCACAGCATCGCAAACATGTTTATGATCCCGGTTGGCATCGCCATTCACAGCGTGGCCGGTCCGGAATTCTGGCAGGCCATCGGCCAGGATCCGGCAAGCTTCGCCGATCTGACCGTATCCAACTTCGTGCTACACAACCTCATTCCGGTGACCATTGGCAACATCATTGGCGGCGGCGTAATGGTTGGTTTGACTTACTGGTTTATCTTCCGTCGCCATCATTAA
- the sugE gene encoding quaternary ammonium compound efflux SMR transporter SugE has protein sequence MAWLLLLLAGLFEVAWAIGLKYTDGFSRPLPTLLTLSAMGVSVFLLAMAVKQLPLGTAYAVWTGIGAVGTVLMGIWLFNEPATLARILCLLLIIGGILGLKFVG, from the coding sequence ATGGCGTGGTTACTCCTGCTACTGGCTGGCCTGTTCGAGGTCGCCTGGGCCATTGGCCTCAAATACACCGACGGCTTCAGCCGCCCCCTCCCCACCCTGCTGACCCTCTCTGCCATGGGGGTGAGCGTGTTCTTGCTCGCCATGGCGGTCAAGCAGCTGCCCCTTGGCACCGCCTACGCGGTCTGGACCGGCATCGGCGCCGTCGGCACCGTGCTGATGGGGATCTGGCTGTTCAACGAACCCGCCACCCTGGCGCGCATCCTCTGCCTGCTGCTGATCATCGGCGGCATCCTGGGGCTGAAGTTTGTTGGCTAA
- a CDS encoding B3/B4 domain-containing protein, translated as MPLMTPQIAPGVTDLAPGFRALSILVDGAPIVDAEVGARALARACQSVDADGAPWAQAHLDAWGEVFKRFGAKPQRFPCSALALRKRVQRDGSLPSIDPVVDLYNAISIEYAIPVGGEDLTAYEGAPRLIVADGSELFDTIKEGEPAFECPEPGEVVWRDDKGVTCRRWNWRQGIRTRLSAESGQMWFILESLPPMPLSALQEAGDRLIEGLRQMMPEARIEHELIGSLTQA; from the coding sequence ATGCCATTGATGACACCACAAATTGCACCCGGCGTGACCGACTTGGCACCGGGATTTCGGGCCCTGAGCATTCTGGTCGACGGGGCCCCCATCGTCGATGCCGAGGTCGGTGCCCGGGCGCTGGCGCGGGCCTGTCAGTCGGTCGACGCCGACGGGGCCCCCTGGGCGCAGGCCCACCTCGATGCCTGGGGCGAGGTCTTCAAACGCTTTGGCGCCAAGCCCCAGCGTTTCCCCTGTTCGGCACTGGCCCTGCGCAAGCGGGTGCAGCGGGACGGCAGCCTGCCCAGCATCGATCCCGTGGTGGATCTCTACAACGCCATCAGCATCGAATACGCCATTCCGGTCGGGGGGGAAGATCTCACCGCCTATGAGGGGGCACCGCGCCTCATCGTGGCCGATGGCAGCGAGCTGTTTGACACCATAAAGGAGGGGGAGCCCGCCTTTGAGTGTCCGGAACCTGGCGAAGTGGTGTGGCGTGACGACAAGGGGGTGACCTGCCGGCGCTGGAACTGGCGCCAGGGGATCAGAACCCGGCTCAGCGCCGAGTCCGGCCAGATGTGGTTCATCCTGGAAAGCCTGCCGCCAATGCCGCTCTCGGCCTTGCAGGAGGCCGGCGATCGGCTCATCGAAGGATTGCGGCAGATGATGCCGGAGGCCCGCATCGAACATGAGCTGATCGGCAGTCTGACGCAGGCATAA